A single window of Eucalyptus grandis isolate ANBG69807.140 chromosome 1, ASM1654582v1, whole genome shotgun sequence DNA harbors:
- the LOC104455320 gene encoding LOW QUALITY PROTEIN: subtilisin-like protease SBT1.2 (The sequence of the model RefSeq protein was modified relative to this genomic sequence to represent the inferred CDS: inserted 5 bases in 4 codons; deleted 2 bases in 2 codons): METSINSLIIAFSLSLYLAALHADTEPLHTYIVQLHPNGPTRFAFASELQWHLSFIHRTVSRSTEEDLSSRLLYSYRSAMDGFAARLTELERESLGRMSDVVAIRPDRVLQVQTTYSYKFLGLNPSGGAWSESRFGRGTIIGLLDTGVWPESPSFNDWGMPPVPKKWKGTCQEGQGFNSSNCNRKLIGARFFTKGHRMASPSPSADDVVEYISPRDSHGHGTHTSSTAGGASVAMASVLGNGAGVARAMAPGSHIAVYKVCWFSGCYSSDILAAMDVAIRDGVDVLSLSLGGFPIPIYADSIAIGSFRAVEQGVSVVCAAGNNGPMPNSVANEAPWILTVGSSTLDRRFPAIVRLGNGKFLYGESMYPARDHSAMSGEELELIYVSGGNTGGEFCFRGSLPREKVRGKIVVCDRGVNGRSEKGKXVKEAGGAAMILANTEVNLEDDSVDVHVLPATAIGYXESILLKAYINSTARPKARIEFGGTVIGKSRAPAVAQFSGRGPSLTNPTILKPDVIAPGVNIIAAWPQNLGPSGLPEDSRRVNFTVMSGTSMACPHVGGITALIRSVHPDWTPAAIKSAIMTTSDMTDHWGKPIMDGNKPAXIFATGSGNVNPARAIDPGLIYDINPDDYITHLCTLGYTNSDIFTITHRNVSCRELLRANRGFTLNYPSISVFFKDGTRRKMVRRRVTNXGRADSVYGAVAAPDGLSLRVRPRRLVFSQRNQALSYRVWFIARKRAGTSKLSYSQGHLTWVHSGLAHRVRSPISVTWNR; this comes from the exons ATGGAAACCAGTATCAACTCACTCATCATCGCCTTCTCACTTTCACTCTACTTGGCCGCTCTCCATGCCGACACCGAACCTCTCCACACATACATAGTTCAGCTCCATCCAAACGGCCCAACCCGGTTCGCATTCGCTTCCGAGCTCCAATGGCACCTTTCCTTCATCCACCGCACCGTCTCTCGCTCGACGGAAGAAGACCTTTCTTCTCGCCTCCTCTATTCCTACCGCTCCGCCATGGACGGTTTTGCCGCTCGCCTAACTGAATTGGAGCGCGAGAGCTTGGGGCGAATGAGCGATGTCGTTGCCATCAGGCCTGACAGGGTCCTCCAAGTGCAAACTACTTATTCCTACAAGTTCCTAGGATTGAATCCCTCGGGAGGGGCTTGGAGTGAGTCGAGGTTCGGGCGAGGGACGATCATTGGCCTCCTAGACACCGGAGTTTGGCCCGAGAGCCCGAGCTTCAATGATTGGGGAATGCCGCCTGTCCCCAAGAAATGGAAGGGGACGTGCCAAGAAGGTCAGGGCTTCAACTCTTCAAATTGCAACCGGAAACTAATTGGCGCCCGGTTCTTTACCAAGGGGCATCGCATGGCTTCTCCATCGCCTTCAGCGGATGATGTGGTCGAGTATATCTCGCCGAGAGACTCCCATGGCCACGGGACGCACACCTCATCGACAGCTGGGGGAGCCTCCGTGGCAATGGCGAGCGTGCTTGGTAATGGTGCCGGCGTGGCCCGCGCG ATGGCCCCGGGCTCTCACATTGCAGTGTACAAAGTGTGCTGGTTCAGCGGCTGTTACAGCTCTGATATATTAGCTGCGATGGATGTGGCAATCAGGGACGGAGTCGATGTCCTCTCCCTCTCGCTTGGTGGCTTCCCCATCCCCATTTACGCGGATAGCATTGCTATCGGGAGCTTCCGCGCAGTCGAGCAGGGCGTATCAGTCGTATGCGCAGCCGGAAACAATGGGCCGATGCCGAACTCGGTTGCCAATGAAGCTCCATGGATCCTAACCGTAGGTAGT AGCACGCTCGACCGGAGATTCCCAGCTATTGTTCGGTTGGGCAATGGGAAGTTCCTATACGGAGAATCCATGTACCCAGCGAGGGACCATTCCGCGATGTCTGGCGAAGAACTTGAGTTGATTTATGTCTCTGGCGGCAACACGGGGGGCGAATTTTGCTTCCGAGGGTCACTCCCTAGAGAAAAGGTTCGAGGCAAGATCGTCGTCTGTGATCGCGGAGTCAATGGGAGGTCGGAGAAGGGCA TTGTGAAGGAAGCAGGTGGGGCTGCGATGATCCTAGCGAATACTGAGGTAAACCTCGAAGACGACTCAGTGGACGTCCATGTGTTGCCAGCGACGGCAATCGGAT TCGAGTCGATCCTCTTGAAGGCCTACATTAACTCCACCGCAAGGCCGAAGGCCAGGATCGAGTTCGGCGGGACTGTCATTGGGAAAAGCCGAGCGCCTGCCGTGGCTCAATTCTcaggccgagggccgagcctgACTAATCCTACAATCCTGAAGCCTGATGTGATTGCTCCAGGAGTCAACATTATTGCTGCTTGGCCTCAAAACTTAGGCCCCAGTGGGCTTCCTGAAGATTCCAGGAGAGTGAACTTCACAGTAATGTCAGGGACTTCCATGGCCTGCCCTCACGTCGGCGGGATTACCGCTCTGATCCGGTCCGTCCACCCAGATTGGACCCCGGCAGCCATCAAATCAGCAATCATGACAACCTCGGACATGACCGACCACTGGGGGAAGCCGATCATGGATGGAAACAAACCAG GGATTTTCGCCACTGGGTCAGGGAACGTGAACCCGGCAAGAGCCATCGACCCTGGGTTGATCTACGACATCAACCCTGATGACTACATCACCCATCTGTGCACATTAGGCTACACGAATTCCGACATCTTCACTATCACTCACCGAAATGTCAGCTGTCGCGAGCTTTTAAGAGCAAACAGGGGCTTCACCCTGAATTACCCTTCGATTTCCGTGTTTTTTAAGGATGGGACGAGGAGGAAGATGGTCAGGCGGCGGGTCACCAA GGGGCGCGCCGATTCTGTGTACGGTGCAGTGGCGGCGCCCGATGGGCTGAGCTTGAGAGTTAGGCCAAGGAGGCTTGTGTTCAGTCAAAGGAATCAGGCTTTGAGCTACAGAGTGTGGTTTATAGCAAGGAAGAGAGCAGGGACTTCAAAACTGAGCTATTCTCAGGGACATTTGACTTGGGTTCATTCTGGCCTTGCTCACAGAGTGAGAAGCCCCATCTCTGTGACTTGGAACCGCTAG